The Vitis vinifera cultivar Pinot Noir 40024 chromosome 12, ASM3070453v1 genome has a segment encoding these proteins:
- the LOC100251719 gene encoding uncharacterized protein LOC100251719 isoform X4: MGKGEDGRCVFPLTSVQIGDLQSYLSHLSLFLAPESNKFYVLVDNQPWLREIVSRPAHIWQLMVTKSRLSPFANKARRERKEPKEMLELKGGSKSKNSKSENFQKWFTLIDAATLSRKRVLLPVKNFSSSLLLNSELHRTLYGFIVFEVAWKDVRGINYLNELQTDTSLAIEAKFMKRWEFDSIAQAAEHISSWFPGTHGDRHLLKEYLDSAIGEVFYDAEEDFLPTSPIDDNENNVCDEDNAHHNLSSDFSVYPVSMENRTGILHTPPPPTGPYKRRKLTRSIRTGVDVYSEETQSEAVDSMNHSETFCKNDCESAIEPTEYWDVLILFRFDDHDLPFKLSQIIMSDLRLLTLLESGLPSWVIFLQSYPGFCHLYRPWMCPLARALYVFISLVTVLIGFYDLYKNVPVLKATASRLCGPLFDWIESWEMISRIRYLGTMLFLHNFQKAVKWFLMMTRTTRSFISVLTQPMAEPFMELLGFILPLWNMCVQIVESFGSSVWILIDSSWNLVDDIVIVLLSPIWFILSVLWSIATSIIYPIFWVLWEILYAPIRLVLLFSNFIAFICSFICDVLGEIWQSLSGLCQLGSASRTALSTSEVSMWRSLWNDLFSQVFRAVRSILNGFVAFFTACNRHRLSIYNHIQEFIQKLYGPPQRSRPSDSRHSRRTRGSRNQSETGRKLHIR, from the exons ATGGGGAAAGGCGAAGATGGTCGATGCGTGTTCCCTCTAACAAGCGTGCAGATTGG GGACCTACAATCATATCTTTCACATCTTAGCCTTTTCCTGGCCCCTGAAAGTAACAAATTCTATGTGTTGGTAGACAACCAACCATGGTTGAGAGAAATAGTTTCACGTCCTGCACACATATGGCAATTGATGGTTACTAAG TCCAGGTTGTCCCCTTTTGCAAACAAAGCCCGTAGGGAGAGAAAGGAGCCAAAAGAGATGCTTGAGTTGAAGGGTGGCTCCAAATCCAAGAATAGTAAatcagaaaattttcaaaaatggtttaCATTGATTGATGCTGCAACATTGTCTCGTAAGCGGGTTCTGCTACCCGTAAAAAATTTTAGTTCATCTTTGCTTTTGAACAGCGAGTTGCATAGAACATTATATGGTTTTATTGTGTTTGAAGTTGCTTGGAAAGATGTTCGTGGTATCAACTATTTGAATGAGCTTCAG ACTGATACATCTCTGGCTATAGAGGCTAAATTTATGAAAAGATGGGAATTTGATAGCATAGCTCAAGCTGCAGAACATATATCTTCATGGTTTCCAGGAACACATGGTGATCGGCATCTCTTGAAAGAGTATCTGGATTCTGCCATTG GAGAGGTTTTCTATGATGCTGAAGAAGATTTCTTGCCAACTAGCCCTATCGatgataatgaaaataatgtGTGTGATGAGGACAATGCACATCACAACCTCAGTAGCGATTTTAGTGTATACCCTGTTAGCATGGAAAATAGGACAGGTATACTGCATACACCACCTCCTCCCACTGGACCCTACAAAAGAAGAAAACTGACAAGGTCAATTAGGACTGGAGTTGACGTATATTCTGAGGAAACACAAAGTGAAGCTGTGGACTCAATGAATCATTCTGAGACCTTTTGTAAAAATGATTGTGAAAGTGCCATTGAACCTACTGAGTACTGGgatgttttaattttgtttaggTTCGACGACCATGACCTCCCATTTAAATTAAGTCAAATAATTATGTCTGATTTGCGGTTGCTAACTTTACTAGAGTCCGGGCTTCCATCTTGGGTTATCTTCCTTCAGTCATATCCAGGGTTTTGCCATCTCTATCGTCCATGGATGTGTCCCTTGGCAAGAGCTTTATACGTGTTTATTTCACTCGTCACTGTTCTCATAGGGTTTTATGATTTATACAAAAATGTCCCAGTTCTCAAGGCAACTGCATCTCGCTTGTGTGGACCTCTTTTTGACTGGATAGAAAGTTGGGAGATGATATCAAGGATTAGGTACTTGGGAACAATGCTATTTCTGCATAATTTTCAGAAGGCCGTCAAATGGTTCCTAATGATGACACGCACCACAAGGTCCTTCATTTCAGTGCTCACTCAACCCATGGCAGAGCCCTTTATGGAGCTTTTAGGTTTCATTCTACCATTGTGGAATATGTGTGTTCAAATAGTGGAGAGCTTCGGTTCATCTGTTTGGATTTTGATTGATTCTTCTTGGAACCTAGTTGATGACATTGTAATCGTTCTACTTTCTCCAATATGGTTTATCCTATCTGTTCTCTGGAGTATTG CAACTTCTATCATATACCCTATATTTTGGGTGCTTTGGGAAATCCTATATGCTCCGATTCGCCTGGTCCTATTGTTTTCCAATTTTATAGCTTTCATTTGCTCATTCATATGTGATGTGCTCGGAGAAATATGGCAATCTCTAAGTGGCCTGTGCCAGCTAGGCTCAGCGTCTCGTACAGCACTGAGCACATCTGAGGTTTCCATGTGGCGTTCACTTTGGAATGACCTTTTCTCCCAG GTTTTCCGGGCTGTTAGAAGCATTTTAAATGGTTTCGTTGCCTTCTTCACAGCCTGCAACAGACATCGGCTTAG CATTTATAATCATATACAGGAGTTCATCCAAAAATTATATGGCCCACCCCAAAGGTCAAGGCCTTCAGATTCTAGACATAGTAGACGAACACGTGGAAGCCGAAATCAG TCAGAAACAGGGAGGAAACTCCACATTAGGTAA
- the LOC100251719 gene encoding uncharacterized protein LOC100251719 isoform X1, with product MGKGEDGRCVFPLTSVQIGDLQSYLSHLSLFLAPESNKFYVLVDNQPWLREIVSRPAHIWQLMVTKVTKSRLSPFANKARRERKEPKEMLELKGGSKSKNSKSENFQKWFTLIDAATLSRKRVLLPVKNFSSSLLLNSELHRTLYGFIVFEVAWKDVRGINYLNELQTDTSLAIEAKFMKRWEFDSIAQAAEHISSWFPGTHGDRHLLKEYLDSAIGEVFYDAEEDFLPTSPIDDNENNVCDEDNAHHNLSSDFSVYPVSMENRTGILHTPPPPTGPYKRRKLTRSIRTGVDVYSEETQSEAVDSMNHSETFCKNDCESAIEPTEYWDVLILFRFDDHDLPFKLSQIIMSDLRLLTLLESGLPSWVIFLQSYPGFCHLYRPWMCPLARALYVFISLVTVLIGFYDLYKNVPVLKATASRLCGPLFDWIESWEMISRIRYLGTMLFLHNFQKAVKWFLMMTRTTRSFISVLTQPMAEPFMELLGFILPLWNMCVQIVESFGSSVWILIDSSWNLVDDIVIVLLSPIWFILSVLWSIATSIIYPIFWVLWEILYAPIRLVLLFSNFIAFICSFICDVLGEIWQSLSGLCQLGSASRTALSTSEVSMWRSLWNDLFSQVFRAVRSILNGFVAFFTACNRHRLSIYNHIQEFIQKLYGPPQRSRPSDSRHSRRTRGSRNQVICHTCKHAHTMCTACAQYDEYLPHTNMCTHTQKRH from the exons ATGGGGAAAGGCGAAGATGGTCGATGCGTGTTCCCTCTAACAAGCGTGCAGATTGG GGACCTACAATCATATCTTTCACATCTTAGCCTTTTCCTGGCCCCTGAAAGTAACAAATTCTATGTGTTGGTAGACAACCAACCATGGTTGAGAGAAATAGTTTCACGTCCTGCACACATATGGCAATTGATGGTTACTAAGGTTACTAAG TCCAGGTTGTCCCCTTTTGCAAACAAAGCCCGTAGGGAGAGAAAGGAGCCAAAAGAGATGCTTGAGTTGAAGGGTGGCTCCAAATCCAAGAATAGTAAatcagaaaattttcaaaaatggtttaCATTGATTGATGCTGCAACATTGTCTCGTAAGCGGGTTCTGCTACCCGTAAAAAATTTTAGTTCATCTTTGCTTTTGAACAGCGAGTTGCATAGAACATTATATGGTTTTATTGTGTTTGAAGTTGCTTGGAAAGATGTTCGTGGTATCAACTATTTGAATGAGCTTCAG ACTGATACATCTCTGGCTATAGAGGCTAAATTTATGAAAAGATGGGAATTTGATAGCATAGCTCAAGCTGCAGAACATATATCTTCATGGTTTCCAGGAACACATGGTGATCGGCATCTCTTGAAAGAGTATCTGGATTCTGCCATTG GAGAGGTTTTCTATGATGCTGAAGAAGATTTCTTGCCAACTAGCCCTATCGatgataatgaaaataatgtGTGTGATGAGGACAATGCACATCACAACCTCAGTAGCGATTTTAGTGTATACCCTGTTAGCATGGAAAATAGGACAGGTATACTGCATACACCACCTCCTCCCACTGGACCCTACAAAAGAAGAAAACTGACAAGGTCAATTAGGACTGGAGTTGACGTATATTCTGAGGAAACACAAAGTGAAGCTGTGGACTCAATGAATCATTCTGAGACCTTTTGTAAAAATGATTGTGAAAGTGCCATTGAACCTACTGAGTACTGGgatgttttaattttgtttaggTTCGACGACCATGACCTCCCATTTAAATTAAGTCAAATAATTATGTCTGATTTGCGGTTGCTAACTTTACTAGAGTCCGGGCTTCCATCTTGGGTTATCTTCCTTCAGTCATATCCAGGGTTTTGCCATCTCTATCGTCCATGGATGTGTCCCTTGGCAAGAGCTTTATACGTGTTTATTTCACTCGTCACTGTTCTCATAGGGTTTTATGATTTATACAAAAATGTCCCAGTTCTCAAGGCAACTGCATCTCGCTTGTGTGGACCTCTTTTTGACTGGATAGAAAGTTGGGAGATGATATCAAGGATTAGGTACTTGGGAACAATGCTATTTCTGCATAATTTTCAGAAGGCCGTCAAATGGTTCCTAATGATGACACGCACCACAAGGTCCTTCATTTCAGTGCTCACTCAACCCATGGCAGAGCCCTTTATGGAGCTTTTAGGTTTCATTCTACCATTGTGGAATATGTGTGTTCAAATAGTGGAGAGCTTCGGTTCATCTGTTTGGATTTTGATTGATTCTTCTTGGAACCTAGTTGATGACATTGTAATCGTTCTACTTTCTCCAATATGGTTTATCCTATCTGTTCTCTGGAGTATTG CAACTTCTATCATATACCCTATATTTTGGGTGCTTTGGGAAATCCTATATGCTCCGATTCGCCTGGTCCTATTGTTTTCCAATTTTATAGCTTTCATTTGCTCATTCATATGTGATGTGCTCGGAGAAATATGGCAATCTCTAAGTGGCCTGTGCCAGCTAGGCTCAGCGTCTCGTACAGCACTGAGCACATCTGAGGTTTCCATGTGGCGTTCACTTTGGAATGACCTTTTCTCCCAG GTTTTCCGGGCTGTTAGAAGCATTTTAAATGGTTTCGTTGCCTTCTTCACAGCCTGCAACAGACATCGGCTTAG CATTTATAATCATATACAGGAGTTCATCCAAAAATTATATGGCCCACCCCAAAGGTCAAGGCCTTCAGATTCTAGACATAGTAGACGAACACGTGGAAGCCGAAATCAGGTAATATGCCATACCTGTAAACATGCACATACAATGTGTACCGCTTGCGCACAGTATGATGAATATTTGCCCCACACAAACAtgtgcacacacacacagaaGAGGCACTAA
- the LOC100251719 gene encoding uncharacterized protein LOC100251719 isoform X5, whose protein sequence is MGKGEDGRCVFPLTSVQIGDLQSYLSHLSLFLAPESNKFYVLVDNQPWLREIVSRPAHIWQLMVTKVTKSRLSPFANKARRERKEPKEMLELKGGSKSKNSKSENFQKWFTLIDAATLSRKRVLLPVKNFSSSLLLNSELHRTLYGFIVFEVAWKDVRGINYLNELQTDTSLAIEAKFMKRWEFDSIAQAAEHISSWFPGTHGDRHLLKEYLDSAIGEVFYDAEEDFLPTSPIDDNENNVCDEDNAHHNLSSDFSVYPVSMENRTGILHTPPPPTGPYKRRKLTRSIRTGVDVYSEETQSEAVDSMNHSETFCKNDCESAIEPTEYWDVLILFRFDDHDLPFKLSQIIMSDLRLLTLLESGLPSWVIFLQSYPGFCHLYRPWMCPLARALYVFISLVTVLIGFYDLYKNVPVLKATASRLCGPLFDWIESWEMISRIRYLGTMLFLHNFQKAVKWFLMMTRTTRSFISVLTQPMAEPFMELLGFILPLWNMCVQIVESFGSSVWILIDSSWNLVDDIVIVLLSPIWFILSVLWSIATSIIYPIFWVLWEILYAPIRLVLLFSNFIAFICSFICDVLGEIWQSLSGLCQLGSASRTALSTSEVSMWRSLWNDLFSQVFRAVRSILNGFVAFFTACNRHRLSQKQGGNSTLGKQFSRPWSFNRK, encoded by the exons ATGGGGAAAGGCGAAGATGGTCGATGCGTGTTCCCTCTAACAAGCGTGCAGATTGG GGACCTACAATCATATCTTTCACATCTTAGCCTTTTCCTGGCCCCTGAAAGTAACAAATTCTATGTGTTGGTAGACAACCAACCATGGTTGAGAGAAATAGTTTCACGTCCTGCACACATATGGCAATTGATGGTTACTAAGGTTACTAAG TCCAGGTTGTCCCCTTTTGCAAACAAAGCCCGTAGGGAGAGAAAGGAGCCAAAAGAGATGCTTGAGTTGAAGGGTGGCTCCAAATCCAAGAATAGTAAatcagaaaattttcaaaaatggtttaCATTGATTGATGCTGCAACATTGTCTCGTAAGCGGGTTCTGCTACCCGTAAAAAATTTTAGTTCATCTTTGCTTTTGAACAGCGAGTTGCATAGAACATTATATGGTTTTATTGTGTTTGAAGTTGCTTGGAAAGATGTTCGTGGTATCAACTATTTGAATGAGCTTCAG ACTGATACATCTCTGGCTATAGAGGCTAAATTTATGAAAAGATGGGAATTTGATAGCATAGCTCAAGCTGCAGAACATATATCTTCATGGTTTCCAGGAACACATGGTGATCGGCATCTCTTGAAAGAGTATCTGGATTCTGCCATTG GAGAGGTTTTCTATGATGCTGAAGAAGATTTCTTGCCAACTAGCCCTATCGatgataatgaaaataatgtGTGTGATGAGGACAATGCACATCACAACCTCAGTAGCGATTTTAGTGTATACCCTGTTAGCATGGAAAATAGGACAGGTATACTGCATACACCACCTCCTCCCACTGGACCCTACAAAAGAAGAAAACTGACAAGGTCAATTAGGACTGGAGTTGACGTATATTCTGAGGAAACACAAAGTGAAGCTGTGGACTCAATGAATCATTCTGAGACCTTTTGTAAAAATGATTGTGAAAGTGCCATTGAACCTACTGAGTACTGGgatgttttaattttgtttaggTTCGACGACCATGACCTCCCATTTAAATTAAGTCAAATAATTATGTCTGATTTGCGGTTGCTAACTTTACTAGAGTCCGGGCTTCCATCTTGGGTTATCTTCCTTCAGTCATATCCAGGGTTTTGCCATCTCTATCGTCCATGGATGTGTCCCTTGGCAAGAGCTTTATACGTGTTTATTTCACTCGTCACTGTTCTCATAGGGTTTTATGATTTATACAAAAATGTCCCAGTTCTCAAGGCAACTGCATCTCGCTTGTGTGGACCTCTTTTTGACTGGATAGAAAGTTGGGAGATGATATCAAGGATTAGGTACTTGGGAACAATGCTATTTCTGCATAATTTTCAGAAGGCCGTCAAATGGTTCCTAATGATGACACGCACCACAAGGTCCTTCATTTCAGTGCTCACTCAACCCATGGCAGAGCCCTTTATGGAGCTTTTAGGTTTCATTCTACCATTGTGGAATATGTGTGTTCAAATAGTGGAGAGCTTCGGTTCATCTGTTTGGATTTTGATTGATTCTTCTTGGAACCTAGTTGATGACATTGTAATCGTTCTACTTTCTCCAATATGGTTTATCCTATCTGTTCTCTGGAGTATTG CAACTTCTATCATATACCCTATATTTTGGGTGCTTTGGGAAATCCTATATGCTCCGATTCGCCTGGTCCTATTGTTTTCCAATTTTATAGCTTTCATTTGCTCATTCATATGTGATGTGCTCGGAGAAATATGGCAATCTCTAAGTGGCCTGTGCCAGCTAGGCTCAGCGTCTCGTACAGCACTGAGCACATCTGAGGTTTCCATGTGGCGTTCACTTTGGAATGACCTTTTCTCCCAG GTTTTCCGGGCTGTTAGAAGCATTTTAAATGGTTTCGTTGCCTTCTTCACAGCCTGCAACAGACATCGGCTTAG TCAGAAACAGGGAGGAAACTCCACATTAGGTAAGCAGTTCAGCCGGCCTTGGAGCTTTAACAGAAAGTAA
- the LOC100251719 gene encoding uncharacterized protein LOC100251719 isoform X2, protein MGKGEDGRCVFPLTSVQIGDLQSYLSHLSLFLAPESNKFYVLVDNQPWLREIVSRPAHIWQLMVTKSRLSPFANKARRERKEPKEMLELKGGSKSKNSKSENFQKWFTLIDAATLSRKRVLLPVKNFSSSLLLNSELHRTLYGFIVFEVAWKDVRGINYLNELQTDTSLAIEAKFMKRWEFDSIAQAAEHISSWFPGTHGDRHLLKEYLDSAIGEVFYDAEEDFLPTSPIDDNENNVCDEDNAHHNLSSDFSVYPVSMENRTGILHTPPPPTGPYKRRKLTRSIRTGVDVYSEETQSEAVDSMNHSETFCKNDCESAIEPTEYWDVLILFRFDDHDLPFKLSQIIMSDLRLLTLLESGLPSWVIFLQSYPGFCHLYRPWMCPLARALYVFISLVTVLIGFYDLYKNVPVLKATASRLCGPLFDWIESWEMISRIRYLGTMLFLHNFQKAVKWFLMMTRTTRSFISVLTQPMAEPFMELLGFILPLWNMCVQIVESFGSSVWILIDSSWNLVDDIVIVLLSPIWFILSVLWSIATSIIYPIFWVLWEILYAPIRLVLLFSNFIAFICSFICDVLGEIWQSLSGLCQLGSASRTALSTSEVSMWRSLWNDLFSQVFRAVRSILNGFVAFFTACNRHRLSIYNHIQEFIQKLYGPPQRSRPSDSRHSRRTRGSRNQVICHTCKHAHTMCTACAQYDEYLPHTNMCTHTQKRH, encoded by the exons ATGGGGAAAGGCGAAGATGGTCGATGCGTGTTCCCTCTAACAAGCGTGCAGATTGG GGACCTACAATCATATCTTTCACATCTTAGCCTTTTCCTGGCCCCTGAAAGTAACAAATTCTATGTGTTGGTAGACAACCAACCATGGTTGAGAGAAATAGTTTCACGTCCTGCACACATATGGCAATTGATGGTTACTAAG TCCAGGTTGTCCCCTTTTGCAAACAAAGCCCGTAGGGAGAGAAAGGAGCCAAAAGAGATGCTTGAGTTGAAGGGTGGCTCCAAATCCAAGAATAGTAAatcagaaaattttcaaaaatggtttaCATTGATTGATGCTGCAACATTGTCTCGTAAGCGGGTTCTGCTACCCGTAAAAAATTTTAGTTCATCTTTGCTTTTGAACAGCGAGTTGCATAGAACATTATATGGTTTTATTGTGTTTGAAGTTGCTTGGAAAGATGTTCGTGGTATCAACTATTTGAATGAGCTTCAG ACTGATACATCTCTGGCTATAGAGGCTAAATTTATGAAAAGATGGGAATTTGATAGCATAGCTCAAGCTGCAGAACATATATCTTCATGGTTTCCAGGAACACATGGTGATCGGCATCTCTTGAAAGAGTATCTGGATTCTGCCATTG GAGAGGTTTTCTATGATGCTGAAGAAGATTTCTTGCCAACTAGCCCTATCGatgataatgaaaataatgtGTGTGATGAGGACAATGCACATCACAACCTCAGTAGCGATTTTAGTGTATACCCTGTTAGCATGGAAAATAGGACAGGTATACTGCATACACCACCTCCTCCCACTGGACCCTACAAAAGAAGAAAACTGACAAGGTCAATTAGGACTGGAGTTGACGTATATTCTGAGGAAACACAAAGTGAAGCTGTGGACTCAATGAATCATTCTGAGACCTTTTGTAAAAATGATTGTGAAAGTGCCATTGAACCTACTGAGTACTGGgatgttttaattttgtttaggTTCGACGACCATGACCTCCCATTTAAATTAAGTCAAATAATTATGTCTGATTTGCGGTTGCTAACTTTACTAGAGTCCGGGCTTCCATCTTGGGTTATCTTCCTTCAGTCATATCCAGGGTTTTGCCATCTCTATCGTCCATGGATGTGTCCCTTGGCAAGAGCTTTATACGTGTTTATTTCACTCGTCACTGTTCTCATAGGGTTTTATGATTTATACAAAAATGTCCCAGTTCTCAAGGCAACTGCATCTCGCTTGTGTGGACCTCTTTTTGACTGGATAGAAAGTTGGGAGATGATATCAAGGATTAGGTACTTGGGAACAATGCTATTTCTGCATAATTTTCAGAAGGCCGTCAAATGGTTCCTAATGATGACACGCACCACAAGGTCCTTCATTTCAGTGCTCACTCAACCCATGGCAGAGCCCTTTATGGAGCTTTTAGGTTTCATTCTACCATTGTGGAATATGTGTGTTCAAATAGTGGAGAGCTTCGGTTCATCTGTTTGGATTTTGATTGATTCTTCTTGGAACCTAGTTGATGACATTGTAATCGTTCTACTTTCTCCAATATGGTTTATCCTATCTGTTCTCTGGAGTATTG CAACTTCTATCATATACCCTATATTTTGGGTGCTTTGGGAAATCCTATATGCTCCGATTCGCCTGGTCCTATTGTTTTCCAATTTTATAGCTTTCATTTGCTCATTCATATGTGATGTGCTCGGAGAAATATGGCAATCTCTAAGTGGCCTGTGCCAGCTAGGCTCAGCGTCTCGTACAGCACTGAGCACATCTGAGGTTTCCATGTGGCGTTCACTTTGGAATGACCTTTTCTCCCAG GTTTTCCGGGCTGTTAGAAGCATTTTAAATGGTTTCGTTGCCTTCTTCACAGCCTGCAACAGACATCGGCTTAG CATTTATAATCATATACAGGAGTTCATCCAAAAATTATATGGCCCACCCCAAAGGTCAAGGCCTTCAGATTCTAGACATAGTAGACGAACACGTGGAAGCCGAAATCAGGTAATATGCCATACCTGTAAACATGCACATACAATGTGTACCGCTTGCGCACAGTATGATGAATATTTGCCCCACACAAACAtgtgcacacacacacagaaGAGGCACTAA
- the LOC100251719 gene encoding uncharacterized protein LOC100251719 isoform X3, translated as MGKGEDGRCVFPLTSVQIGDLQSYLSHLSLFLAPESNKFYVLVDNQPWLREIVSRPAHIWQLMVTKVTKSRLSPFANKARRERKEPKEMLELKGGSKSKNSKSENFQKWFTLIDAATLSRKRVLLPVKNFSSSLLLNSELHRTLYGFIVFEVAWKDVRGINYLNELQTDTSLAIEAKFMKRWEFDSIAQAAEHISSWFPGTHGDRHLLKEYLDSAIGEVFYDAEEDFLPTSPIDDNENNVCDEDNAHHNLSSDFSVYPVSMENRTGILHTPPPPTGPYKRRKLTRSIRTGVDVYSEETQSEAVDSMNHSETFCKNDCESAIEPTEYWDVLILFRFDDHDLPFKLSQIIMSDLRLLTLLESGLPSWVIFLQSYPGFCHLYRPWMCPLARALYVFISLVTVLIGFYDLYKNVPVLKATASRLCGPLFDWIESWEMISRIRYLGTMLFLHNFQKAVKWFLMMTRTTRSFISVLTQPMAEPFMELLGFILPLWNMCVQIVESFGSSVWILIDSSWNLVDDIVIVLLSPIWFILSVLWSIATSIIYPIFWVLWEILYAPIRLVLLFSNFIAFICSFICDVLGEIWQSLSGLCQLGSASRTALSTSEVSMWRSLWNDLFSQVFRAVRSILNGFVAFFTACNRHRLSIYNHIQEFIQKLYGPPQRSRPSDSRHSRRTRGSRNQSETGRKLHIR; from the exons ATGGGGAAAGGCGAAGATGGTCGATGCGTGTTCCCTCTAACAAGCGTGCAGATTGG GGACCTACAATCATATCTTTCACATCTTAGCCTTTTCCTGGCCCCTGAAAGTAACAAATTCTATGTGTTGGTAGACAACCAACCATGGTTGAGAGAAATAGTTTCACGTCCTGCACACATATGGCAATTGATGGTTACTAAGGTTACTAAG TCCAGGTTGTCCCCTTTTGCAAACAAAGCCCGTAGGGAGAGAAAGGAGCCAAAAGAGATGCTTGAGTTGAAGGGTGGCTCCAAATCCAAGAATAGTAAatcagaaaattttcaaaaatggtttaCATTGATTGATGCTGCAACATTGTCTCGTAAGCGGGTTCTGCTACCCGTAAAAAATTTTAGTTCATCTTTGCTTTTGAACAGCGAGTTGCATAGAACATTATATGGTTTTATTGTGTTTGAAGTTGCTTGGAAAGATGTTCGTGGTATCAACTATTTGAATGAGCTTCAG ACTGATACATCTCTGGCTATAGAGGCTAAATTTATGAAAAGATGGGAATTTGATAGCATAGCTCAAGCTGCAGAACATATATCTTCATGGTTTCCAGGAACACATGGTGATCGGCATCTCTTGAAAGAGTATCTGGATTCTGCCATTG GAGAGGTTTTCTATGATGCTGAAGAAGATTTCTTGCCAACTAGCCCTATCGatgataatgaaaataatgtGTGTGATGAGGACAATGCACATCACAACCTCAGTAGCGATTTTAGTGTATACCCTGTTAGCATGGAAAATAGGACAGGTATACTGCATACACCACCTCCTCCCACTGGACCCTACAAAAGAAGAAAACTGACAAGGTCAATTAGGACTGGAGTTGACGTATATTCTGAGGAAACACAAAGTGAAGCTGTGGACTCAATGAATCATTCTGAGACCTTTTGTAAAAATGATTGTGAAAGTGCCATTGAACCTACTGAGTACTGGgatgttttaattttgtttaggTTCGACGACCATGACCTCCCATTTAAATTAAGTCAAATAATTATGTCTGATTTGCGGTTGCTAACTTTACTAGAGTCCGGGCTTCCATCTTGGGTTATCTTCCTTCAGTCATATCCAGGGTTTTGCCATCTCTATCGTCCATGGATGTGTCCCTTGGCAAGAGCTTTATACGTGTTTATTTCACTCGTCACTGTTCTCATAGGGTTTTATGATTTATACAAAAATGTCCCAGTTCTCAAGGCAACTGCATCTCGCTTGTGTGGACCTCTTTTTGACTGGATAGAAAGTTGGGAGATGATATCAAGGATTAGGTACTTGGGAACAATGCTATTTCTGCATAATTTTCAGAAGGCCGTCAAATGGTTCCTAATGATGACACGCACCACAAGGTCCTTCATTTCAGTGCTCACTCAACCCATGGCAGAGCCCTTTATGGAGCTTTTAGGTTTCATTCTACCATTGTGGAATATGTGTGTTCAAATAGTGGAGAGCTTCGGTTCATCTGTTTGGATTTTGATTGATTCTTCTTGGAACCTAGTTGATGACATTGTAATCGTTCTACTTTCTCCAATATGGTTTATCCTATCTGTTCTCTGGAGTATTG CAACTTCTATCATATACCCTATATTTTGGGTGCTTTGGGAAATCCTATATGCTCCGATTCGCCTGGTCCTATTGTTTTCCAATTTTATAGCTTTCATTTGCTCATTCATATGTGATGTGCTCGGAGAAATATGGCAATCTCTAAGTGGCCTGTGCCAGCTAGGCTCAGCGTCTCGTACAGCACTGAGCACATCTGAGGTTTCCATGTGGCGTTCACTTTGGAATGACCTTTTCTCCCAG GTTTTCCGGGCTGTTAGAAGCATTTTAAATGGTTTCGTTGCCTTCTTCACAGCCTGCAACAGACATCGGCTTAG CATTTATAATCATATACAGGAGTTCATCCAAAAATTATATGGCCCACCCCAAAGGTCAAGGCCTTCAGATTCTAGACATAGTAGACGAACACGTGGAAGCCGAAATCAG TCAGAAACAGGGAGGAAACTCCACATTAGGTAA